TCCGAATCCGAATCGCTGCCGCGAATTACTTGCGCTTCATCGCCCAATAAATCTTTTCCGCCGACAGCGGCAGCTCGAACAGCCGTACGCCGCAGGCGTCGGCGATGGCGTTGGCAATCGCCGCGGCGGTCGGCACGTTGGGATTTTCCGCGATCGCTTTGCCGCCGAACGGCGTCGGCCCCGTGGGACTTTCGACCAGAACGGTTTTCAACGGCGGCACGTCGGCGATGCACGGCAGCTTCGCTTCGCCCAAGCTCAACGTCGCGATCTTGCCGTCGACCAGTGGGTTCTCTTCCATGGTCGCGAAGCCGAAGCCGGTGATGATACCGCCTTCGATCTGTCCGGTGAGCGTCAGATGATTGAGTACCGTGCCGGTGTCGTGCGCCGTGGTCAGATTCAAAACCGTCACCCCGCCGGTGGTCGGATCGATTTCGACCTCGGCGACTTGCGCGGCGAAGCCGGTCACCTTGGGCATGTCCTTGGGAACGTAATTACTGAGATGAAAAACCGGACCGCCGTTTTCTTTCACGGCTAACCTGATCATGTTCTCAGTGGTCGTCGATTTTTTGTTGGGTGCGGTTAATTTTCCGCCCTGTTGTTGAATCTCTTCCGGCGCGCAGCCCAACTCCCGCGCCGCCAAGGCGACTAATTTCGCGAGCACCTCGTGCGCCGATAAATTCACTGCGTGACCGGAAGTATTAGTTTGTTTGCTGCCGCCGGTGCCGGGATCGAAAGGTAAACTATCGGTGTCTTTGAAAACCACGCCGACTTTTTCCGGCGCCAAGCCGAGAGTCTCGCAAACCATCTGCTGGCTGACGGTGTAATAACCCGGCCCGACGTCGGGCACGCCGGTGAGAATATTCACCTTGCCGTCGGCTTCAAGCGTTAGTGCAGAGCTCGCTTTGCCTTCCGGCGTGCCGCGATCGTAGAGCGCCATGCCCCAGCCGCGATTTTTCTTCGGGCCGCCTTTTTTCCAGCCGGAAGTTTTGACGATGCGCTCCAGCACCTCACCCATGAGAATGTGACTCCACTTTTCACCCATGGGATTGGCGTCGCCATCGTGGAGAATATTTTTGCGGCGCAATTCTAGCGCGTCGATGCCCATCTCCTTAGCGATGATCTCCATCTGCGATTCGAAGGCGAAGACCACTTGCGGGCTACCGGGCGTGCGCGTCTGCGTGCAGGGAACTTGGTTGGTGTAGGAACAAAAAGTCCGGACGTCGATGGCCGGACAGCGGTACATGCTCGCCAAGCGCCGCCCGCCGAGCACGGTCACCTGCGGATTGGCCTTCTGCGAACCGTAGGCACCGCCGCTAAAATAAATATCGCTTTTGACCGCCAACAGCGTGCCGTCAGCCGCAACACCGGTTTTCACCGTGATCACCGACGGATGGCGATGGCCGCCGATCAAAATTTCTTCGCTGTAGTCGAGGACTAATTTTACCGGCGTGCCGCCGCACGCTTTCGCTAAGTAATAAGCGATCGGCACATCGATCAACGACGCCTTGGCGCCGAAGTCGCCGCCGACGTGAACGATGTGGATTTTTATTTTTTCCTGGGGCACGCCGAAGTCTTCTGACATCTGTTCGCGCAAGCCCCACGGCCCTTTGTTCGACGCCCAGACTTCAACCTGGCCGTTGGAATGAACCTGCACGGTACAGGCGCAGGGCTCGATATAACCATGATGCGACAGCGGCGTGCGAAAAGTATGCTCGAAAACCCGCGTTGACTTGGCGAAGCCGGCTTCGACATCGCCGTTCTTCCACTGCACGTAGGATTGCAGATTGTGTCCGGACATTCCTTCAGGCAGCTTCGGCGTATTTTTATATTTGTTGCGATCCTCATGAATCAGCGGCGCGCTTGGCTTGAGCGCCTCCACCGGATCGTCGACATAGGGCAGCGCTTCGTACTCGAAGTCGATCAAACCGATCGCCTCATCGGCGATCGCTTCGCTGTCGGCCGCCACCGCCGCGATGGCGTCACCGGCCATGCGCACCTTGTCGTACGCCAATACCGGCTGGTCTTTCACCCGCGTGCCGAC
This Deltaproteobacteria bacterium DNA region includes the following protein-coding sequences:
- a CDS encoding xanthine dehydrogenase family protein molybdopterin-binding subunit; this translates as MAYRTIGKTLPRVEGYGKVTGQTKYAADLPFEGLLWAKVLRASVAHARIIKVDTAKAKALRGVRAVLTGADVKDIFVGTRVKDQPVLAYDKVRMAGDAIAAVAADSEAIADEAIGLIDFEYEALPYVDDPVEALKPSAPLIHEDRNKYKNTPKLPEGMSGHNLQSYVQWKNGDVEAGFAKSTRVFEHTFRTPLSHHGYIEPCACTVQVHSNGQVEVWASNKGPWGLREQMSEDFGVPQEKIKIHIVHVGGDFGAKASLIDVPIAYYLAKACGGTPVKLVLDYSEEILIGGHRHPSVITVKTGVAADGTLLAVKSDIYFSGGAYGSQKANPQVTVLGGRRLASMYRCPAIDVRTFCSYTNQVPCTQTRTPGSPQVVFAFESQMEIIAKEMGIDALELRRKNILHDGDANPMGEKWSHILMGEVLERIVKTSGWKKGGPKKNRGWGMALYDRGTPEGKASSALTLEADGKVNILTGVPDVGPGYYTVSQQMVCETLGLAPEKVGVVFKDTDSLPFDPGTGGSKQTNTSGHAVNLSAHEVLAKLVALAARELGCAPEEIQQQGGKLTAPNKKSTTTENMIRLAVKENGGPVFHLSNYVPKDMPKVTGFAAQVAEVEIDPTTGGVTVLNLTTAHDTGTVLNHLTLTGQIEGGIITGFGFATMEENPLVDGKIATLSLGEAKLPCIADVPPLKTVLVESPTGPTPFGGKAIAENPNVPTAAAIANAIADACGVRLFELPLSAEKIYWAMKRK